Proteins encoded together in one Oncorhynchus masou masou isolate Uvic2021 chromosome 3, UVic_Omas_1.1, whole genome shotgun sequence window:
- the si:ch211-267e7.3 gene encoding ADAMTS-like protein 2 isoform X2 — MYCFWSARFGIILIHSAVFLFGTFERASTSNIKDSSDGREEVQRQSRHSQRYQIRGQQPDEVAQWWGEWSSWSTCSRTCGGGVRSQERHCLQQRLTATQNINSSFCVGSPKQYQLCPFQPCVSTSVSFKQQQCSQFNAKAFGRRHYEWVPLYPDDYISISNKPCDLQCTSTTGERQLLVPAHDGTYCRDGIYQGVCIEGQCQTVGCDGKLYSSKTVDTCGVCGGNGSSCYRVSGSHRKGSTQLGYVFITNIPVGATDIQIIERRKTENILALSDEAGHFFFNGNTIIDNPRNFRVAGTVFKYRRPANLLSDGFEYIIAQGPTDQGLNVMYYNLNGKMPHITYEYTVPRTPEARTTTPVASPPEEVQIRALSIVEPAIPEPWPPVAQEIMANATATELSFNDNEIEASEDYGKLGNHSGVRVPDNPPEVDHDLDHDHEGLVWELQAPLNLSQPPAMLVFRPASEIHHNNLENKLGDQGHPAPANYRTDSNLIDGDSPGPNGTHRPSKPLHRSLFLDLVSEPGGLRQPCQDGSNLCPLLGLNTSSSLDNSLAQLEIYPGSLNLHEATAEDNAPYGLHFEPEPNGTESSNLVNLHQVEPVQAPDTESNEFEVGLLDRDISLADMYRWKVSAYAPCSSTCTTGISTSYALCVRYDGSEVDETYCDAVTRPEPTHEFCTGKECPPRWETSRWSECSRTCGEGYQFRTVRCWKMMAPGFDSSVYDELCVAAELQKPMARKACKSKGCGPQWEVSDWSECSARCGGRGLRSREVRCSMETRLCNESSRPLSEKECEGPPCDRRWTVSDWGPCSGACGEGRMTRYVACKNSNGNVISDGQCDLDLKPLAVYPCGDKNCPAHWVEQEWEQCNTTCGRGVKTRQVVCSGLEDGVFKEFHGQTCDSALKPEESSACFERPCSKWFTTSWSQCSKTCGSGVHVREVKCYQGEELGHSCDSALKPEAGQTCEVQACPTEAPVEEVCQDKATANCALVLKVKLCTHWYYRKACCQSCKGKAP, encoded by the exons ATGTACTGTTTTTGGAGCGCAAGATTCGGTATTATTCTTATTCACAGCGCTGTCTTCCTATTCGGAACTTTTGAGAGAGCATCCACCAGCAACATTAAG GACAGTAGTGACGGGAGGGAGGAGGTCCAGCGGCAGAGCCGGCACAGCCAGAGGTACCAGATCCGGGGACAGCAGCCCGACGAGGTGGCCCAGTGGTGGGGAGAGTGGAGCAGCTGGTCCACCTGCTCCAGGACCTGTGGAGGAGGGGTGCGCTCTCAGGAACGACActgtctgcagcagag ACTCACTGccacacagaacatcaacagCTCCTTCTGTGTCGGATCTCCGAAGCAGTATCAGCTATGTCCATTTCAG CCCTGTGTCAGTACCAGTGTTAGCTTCAAGCAGCAGCAGTGCTCCCAGTTCAACGCCAAAGCCTTTGGCAGGAGACACTACGAGTGGGTGCCCCTCTATCCAG ATGACTACATCAGTATCTCCAACAAGCCGTGTGACCTACAGTGCACCAGCACCACAGGGGAGAGGCAGCTGCTGGTCCCGGCCCACGACGGAACCTACTGCCGGGACGGCATCTACCAGGGCGTCTGCATCGAGGGCCAGTGTCAG ACGGTGGGTTGTGACGGGAAGCTTTACTCCAGTAAAACGGTAGATACGTGCGGTGTGTGTGGCGGGAATGGCAGCTCCTGCTACAGAGTGTCTGGATCTCACCGGAAAGGGAGCACACAGTTAG GTTATGTGTTTATCACCAACATTCCTGTTGGTGCCACCGACATCCAGATCATTGAGAGACGGAAAACCGAAAATATACTGG CCCTATCCGATGAAGCAGGACACTTCTTTTTCAATGGGAACACAATTATCGACAATCCCCGTAACTTCCGTGTTGCTGGCACAGTCTTCAAGTACAGGAGACCCGCTAACCTCTTATCAGATGGATTTGAGTACATCATCGCCCAAGGACCCACTGACCAGGGGTTAAACGTCAtg TACTACAACCTGAACGGAAAGATGCCCCACATCACATATGAGTACACTGTACCTCGCACCCCAGAAGCCCGCACAACAACCCCAGTAGCCTCGCCTCCAGAGGAGGTCCAGATACGAGCACTGTCCATTGTCGAACCAGCGATCCCAGAACCATGGCCCCCGGTGGCCCAAGAAATAATGGCCAACGCCACTGCCACTGAACTCTCCTTCAATGATAATGAGATTGAGGCCAGCGAGGACTATGGGAAGCTGGGAAACCACAGTGGTGTTCGGGTCCCGGACAACCCCCCGGAGGTCGACCATGACCTGGATCATGACCATGAAGGTCTTGTGTGGGAACTACAGGCTCCTCTCAACCTCAGTCAACCTCCAGCCATGCTGGTGTTCAGACCGGCCAGTGAGATCCACCACAACAACCTGGAGAATAAGCTAGGAGACCAGGGACATCCTGCACCTGCTAACTACA GGACAGACTCAAACTTGATTGATGGCGACTCTCCTGGTCCCAACGGCACCCACCGACCATCCAAGCCCCTCCACAGGAGCCTGTTCCTGGACCTGGTCTCTGAGCCAGGAGGCCTCAGACAACCCTGCCAGGATGGCTCCAACCTCTGCCCTctcctgggactcaacaccagcTCCTCCCTGGACAACAGCCTGGCCCAGCTGGAGATCTACCCAGGCAGCCTCAACCTCCACGAGGCCACAGCTGAGGACAACGCCCCCTATGGACTACATTTCGAACCAGAGCCCAACGGGACAGAGAGTTCCAACCTCGTCAACCTCCACCAGGTAGAGCCGGTACAGGCCCCCGACACAGAGAG CAATGAGTTTGAGGTGGGATTGCTTGACCGTGACATCAGCCTTGCTGACATGTACAGATGGAAGGTATCTGCGTATGCACCCTGCAGTTCAACATGTACCACAG GTATCAGTACGTCCTACGCCCTGTGTGTCCGGTATGACGGCTCTGAGGTGGACGAGACTTACTGTGACGCTGTGACCAGACCTGAACCCACACACGAGTTCTGCACCGGGAAGGAGTGTCCACCAAG GTGGGAGACCAGTCGGTGGAGTGAGTGTTCGAGGACGTGCGGCGAGGGTTACCAGTTCCGTACGGTGCGCTGCTGGAAGATGATGGCGCCAGGCTTCGACAGCTCCGTGTATGATGAGCTGTGTGTGGCTGCAGAGCTGCAGAAACCAATGGCACGCAAGGCCTGCAAGAGCAAAGGCTGTGGCCCACAGTGGGAAGTCTCTGACTggtctgag TGTTCCGCTCGTTGTGGGGGACGTGGTTTGAGGAGTCGGGAGGTGCGCTGCTCCATGGAGACGCGCCTGTGTAACGAATCCTCGCGGCCACTCAGTGAGAAGGAGTGCGAGGGACCGCCCTGTGACCGCAGGTGGACCGTTTCGGACTGGGGCCCT TGTTCAGGGGCCTGTGGCGAGGGCAGGATGACGCGCTACGTGGCGTGCAAGAACAGCAACGGCAACGTGATCTCTGACGGCCAGTGCGACCTGGACCTCAAGCCCCTGGCCGTGTACCCCTGTGGGGACAAGAACTGCCCGGCGCACTGGGTAGAACAGGAGTGGGAACAG TGTAACACCACCTGTGGGCGGGGGGTGAAAACGCGGCAGGTGGTGTGTTCCGGCCTGGAGGACGGCGTGTTCAAGGAGTTCCACGGGCAGACGTGTGACTCCGCCCTCAAACCCGAGGAGAGCTCCGCCTGCTTTGAGAGGCCCTGCTCCAAGTGGTTCACCACTTCCTGGTCTCAG TGCAGTAAGACATGTGGCAGCGGGGTGCACGTTCGGGAGGTGAAGTGCTACCAGGGGGAGGAGCTAGGCCACAGCTGTGATTCTGCCCTCAAACCTGAGGCCGGGCAGACGTGTGAGGTGCAGGCCTGTCCCACAGAGGCCCCAG TTGAAGAGGTGTGTCAGGACAAGGCTACGGCCAACTGTGCCCTGGTGCTGAAGGTGAAGCTGTGTACACACTGGTACTACAGGAAGGCCTGCTGCCAGTCCTGTAAGGGCAAGGCCCCGTAA
- the si:ch211-267e7.3 gene encoding ADAMTS-like protein 2 isoform X1: MYCFWSARFGIILIHSAVFLFGTFERASTSNIKDSSDGREEVQRQSRHSQRYQIRGQQPDEVAQWWGEWSSWSTCSRTCGGGVRSQERHCLQQRLTATQNINSSFCVGSPKQYQLCPFQPCVSTSVSFKQQQCSQFNAKAFGRRHYEWVPLYPDDYISISNKPCDLQCTSTTGERQLLVPAHDGTYCRDGIYQGVCIEGQCQTVGCDGKLYSSKTVDTCGVCGGNGSSCYRVSGSHRKGSTQLGYVFITNIPVGATDIQIIERRKTENILALSDEAGHFFFNGNTIIDNPRNFRVAGTVFKYRRPANLLSDGFEYIIAQGPTDQGLNVMYYNLNGKMPHITYEYTVPRTPEARTTTPVASPPEEVQIRALSIVEPAIPEPWPPVAQEIMANATATELSFNDNEIEASEDYGKLGNHSGVRVPDNPPEVDHDLDHDHEGLVWELQAPLNLSQPPAMLVFRPASEIHHNNLENKLGDQGHPAPANYRTDSNLIDGDSPGPNGTHRPSKPLHRSLFLDLVSEPGGLRQPCQDGSNLCPLLGLNTSSSLDNSLAQLEIYPGSLNLHEATAEDNAPYGLHFEPEPNGTESSNLVNLHQVEPVQAPDTESSNEFEVGLLDRDISLADMYRWKVSAYAPCSSTCTTGISTSYALCVRYDGSEVDETYCDAVTRPEPTHEFCTGKECPPRWETSRWSECSRTCGEGYQFRTVRCWKMMAPGFDSSVYDELCVAAELQKPMARKACKSKGCGPQWEVSDWSECSARCGGRGLRSREVRCSMETRLCNESSRPLSEKECEGPPCDRRWTVSDWGPCSGACGEGRMTRYVACKNSNGNVISDGQCDLDLKPLAVYPCGDKNCPAHWVEQEWEQASVCCSFMGKEDLPSRAVTTASQCKSDLSFESSPRVQLQPLLFPFRLIQYA; encoded by the exons ATGTACTGTTTTTGGAGCGCAAGATTCGGTATTATTCTTATTCACAGCGCTGTCTTCCTATTCGGAACTTTTGAGAGAGCATCCACCAGCAACATTAAG GACAGTAGTGACGGGAGGGAGGAGGTCCAGCGGCAGAGCCGGCACAGCCAGAGGTACCAGATCCGGGGACAGCAGCCCGACGAGGTGGCCCAGTGGTGGGGAGAGTGGAGCAGCTGGTCCACCTGCTCCAGGACCTGTGGAGGAGGGGTGCGCTCTCAGGAACGACActgtctgcagcagag ACTCACTGccacacagaacatcaacagCTCCTTCTGTGTCGGATCTCCGAAGCAGTATCAGCTATGTCCATTTCAG CCCTGTGTCAGTACCAGTGTTAGCTTCAAGCAGCAGCAGTGCTCCCAGTTCAACGCCAAAGCCTTTGGCAGGAGACACTACGAGTGGGTGCCCCTCTATCCAG ATGACTACATCAGTATCTCCAACAAGCCGTGTGACCTACAGTGCACCAGCACCACAGGGGAGAGGCAGCTGCTGGTCCCGGCCCACGACGGAACCTACTGCCGGGACGGCATCTACCAGGGCGTCTGCATCGAGGGCCAGTGTCAG ACGGTGGGTTGTGACGGGAAGCTTTACTCCAGTAAAACGGTAGATACGTGCGGTGTGTGTGGCGGGAATGGCAGCTCCTGCTACAGAGTGTCTGGATCTCACCGGAAAGGGAGCACACAGTTAG GTTATGTGTTTATCACCAACATTCCTGTTGGTGCCACCGACATCCAGATCATTGAGAGACGGAAAACCGAAAATATACTGG CCCTATCCGATGAAGCAGGACACTTCTTTTTCAATGGGAACACAATTATCGACAATCCCCGTAACTTCCGTGTTGCTGGCACAGTCTTCAAGTACAGGAGACCCGCTAACCTCTTATCAGATGGATTTGAGTACATCATCGCCCAAGGACCCACTGACCAGGGGTTAAACGTCAtg TACTACAACCTGAACGGAAAGATGCCCCACATCACATATGAGTACACTGTACCTCGCACCCCAGAAGCCCGCACAACAACCCCAGTAGCCTCGCCTCCAGAGGAGGTCCAGATACGAGCACTGTCCATTGTCGAACCAGCGATCCCAGAACCATGGCCCCCGGTGGCCCAAGAAATAATGGCCAACGCCACTGCCACTGAACTCTCCTTCAATGATAATGAGATTGAGGCCAGCGAGGACTATGGGAAGCTGGGAAACCACAGTGGTGTTCGGGTCCCGGACAACCCCCCGGAGGTCGACCATGACCTGGATCATGACCATGAAGGTCTTGTGTGGGAACTACAGGCTCCTCTCAACCTCAGTCAACCTCCAGCCATGCTGGTGTTCAGACCGGCCAGTGAGATCCACCACAACAACCTGGAGAATAAGCTAGGAGACCAGGGACATCCTGCACCTGCTAACTACA GGACAGACTCAAACTTGATTGATGGCGACTCTCCTGGTCCCAACGGCACCCACCGACCATCCAAGCCCCTCCACAGGAGCCTGTTCCTGGACCTGGTCTCTGAGCCAGGAGGCCTCAGACAACCCTGCCAGGATGGCTCCAACCTCTGCCCTctcctgggactcaacaccagcTCCTCCCTGGACAACAGCCTGGCCCAGCTGGAGATCTACCCAGGCAGCCTCAACCTCCACGAGGCCACAGCTGAGGACAACGCCCCCTATGGACTACATTTCGAACCAGAGCCCAACGGGACAGAGAGTTCCAACCTCGTCAACCTCCACCAGGTAGAGCCGGTACAGGCCCCCGACACAGAGAG CAGCAATGAGTTTGAGGTGGGATTGCTTGACCGTGACATCAGCCTTGCTGACATGTACAGATGGAAGGTATCTGCGTATGCACCCTGCAGTTCAACATGTACCACAG GTATCAGTACGTCCTACGCCCTGTGTGTCCGGTATGACGGCTCTGAGGTGGACGAGACTTACTGTGACGCTGTGACCAGACCTGAACCCACACACGAGTTCTGCACCGGGAAGGAGTGTCCACCAAG GTGGGAGACCAGTCGGTGGAGTGAGTGTTCGAGGACGTGCGGCGAGGGTTACCAGTTCCGTACGGTGCGCTGCTGGAAGATGATGGCGCCAGGCTTCGACAGCTCCGTGTATGATGAGCTGTGTGTGGCTGCAGAGCTGCAGAAACCAATGGCACGCAAGGCCTGCAAGAGCAAAGGCTGTGGCCCACAGTGGGAAGTCTCTGACTggtctgag TGTTCCGCTCGTTGTGGGGGACGTGGTTTGAGGAGTCGGGAGGTGCGCTGCTCCATGGAGACGCGCCTGTGTAACGAATCCTCGCGGCCACTCAGTGAGAAGGAGTGCGAGGGACCGCCCTGTGACCGCAGGTGGACCGTTTCGGACTGGGGCCCT TGTTCAGGGGCCTGTGGCGAGGGCAGGATGACGCGCTACGTGGCGTGCAAGAACAGCAACGGCAACGTGATCTCTGACGGCCAGTGCGACCTGGACCTCAAGCCCCTGGCCGTGTACCCCTGTGGGGACAAGAACTGCCCGGCGCACTGGGTAGAACAGGAGTGGGAACAGGCGAGTGTGTGCTGTAGCTTTATGGGGAAGGAAGACTTGCCTAGCAGGGCGGTCACAACAGCCTCCCAGTGCAAGTCAGATCTTTCATTTGAGAGTTCACCGCGAGTTCAGCTTCAGCCGCTTCTATTTCCATTCCGTCTCATTCAATACGCTTGA